From the genome of Azospira restricta, one region includes:
- a CDS encoding ABC transporter ATP-binding protein, translated as MLKLSGVHAHYGHIHALKGLDIEVEAGEIVTLIGANGAGKSTLMMSIFGNPRASAGRIVFDGEDITGLPTHAISHRGIALVPEGRRIFPRMTVLENLQMGAALADPGNFEADVARMVGLFPILGERKLQRAGTLSGGEQQMLAIARALMSRPKLLMLDEPSLGLAPLYIRKIFQIVRELNAEHGMTILLVEQNANHALKVAHRGYVLQHGQIVLAGSGAELLASPEVRAAYLEGGHG; from the coding sequence ATCCTCAAGCTATCCGGAGTCCATGCCCACTACGGGCACATCCACGCGCTGAAGGGCCTCGACATCGAGGTCGAGGCCGGCGAGATCGTCACGCTGATCGGCGCCAACGGCGCCGGCAAGTCGACGCTGATGATGAGCATCTTCGGCAACCCGCGCGCCTCCGCCGGCCGCATCGTCTTCGACGGCGAGGACATCACCGGCCTGCCGACGCACGCGATCTCGCACCGCGGCATCGCGCTGGTGCCGGAGGGACGGCGCATCTTCCCGCGCATGACGGTGCTGGAGAACCTGCAGATGGGCGCCGCGCTCGCCGACCCCGGCAACTTCGAGGCCGACGTCGCGCGCATGGTCGGGCTCTTCCCGATCCTCGGCGAGCGCAAGCTGCAGCGTGCCGGCACGCTCTCGGGCGGCGAGCAGCAGATGCTGGCGATCGCCCGCGCGCTGATGAGCCGGCCGAAGCTCCTGATGCTCGACGAACCCTCGCTCGGCCTCGCCCCGCTGTACATCCGCAAGATCTTCCAGATCGTGCGCGAGCTGAACGCCGAGCACGGCATGACCATCCTGCTGGTCGAGCAGAACGCCAACCACGCGCTCAAGGTGGCGCACCGCGGCTACGTGCTGCAGCACGGCCAGATCGTGCTCGCCGGCAGCGGCGCCGAACTGCTGGCGAGCCCCGAGGTGCGCGCCGCCTACCTCGAGGGCGGCCACGGATGA